From Streptomyces sp. SCSIO 75703:
CCCGGCGCTTGCGGTCGATCCAGGCGTCGTTGTCCGGGGCCGAGCCGGGCAGTGCCGCGCGGAAGAGCTGGCGCCCGGCGCGGTGGATGTCGACGGCGACCGGGGCGTGCCGCTCGCGGGCCATGCCGACCAGCAGCGAGCCGAGCGCCCAGGCGTCGTCCTCGGTGAACCGGCGAAGGACCAGGCGGCGTTCCTGTTCCTCCAGCTCCTCGACGGTGGGCACGGAGGGCCGTTCGCGGGTCACAGCGACACCACCACCCCGTCGCGGGCAGAGCGGCGGGCGGCCTCCAGCACGTCCAGGGCGGCGGCGGCCTCCCGGGCGCCGACCGGGTTCGGGCCGTCCTCGCGCAGCGCCTTCGCCACCGCGGCGTAGTAGGCGGGGTAGTCACCGGGAAGGGTGGGCTCCACGCGTCCGCCGCCGGTCACCGGGGACTGGCCGGAGCCGACGCGGCCCCACAGCGACTCGTCCTCCTCGCCCCAGCCGGGGCCGGGCCGCGCGCCCTCGCGCAGCGCCGCCTCCTGCGGGTCGAGGCCGTACTTGACGTACCCGGCCCGCGAGCCCAGCACGCGAAAGCGCGGGCCGAGCTGGGCGGTGGTGGCGGAGACGTACAGGTGGGAGCGGACGCCGCCGGCGTGGGTGAGGGCGATGAACGTGTCGTCGTCCGCCTCCGCGCCCGCGCGCCGGACGACCGCCTCGGCGTACACGGCGCTCACCGGGCCGAACAGCACGAGGGCCTGGTCGACGACGTGACTGCCCAGGTCGTACAGGAGGCCGCCGATCTCGGCGGGGTCGCCGGACTCGCGCCAGCCGCCCTTGGGCTTGGGCCGCCAGCGCTCGAAGCGGGACTCGAAGCGCCACACGTCGCCGAGGGCGCCCTCGGCGAGCAGCTTGCGCAGGGTGCGGAAGTCGTTGTCCCAGCGGCGGTTCTGGAAGACGGAGAGCAGCAGGCCGCGCTCCTCGGCGAGGGCGGCCAGCTCGCGCGCCTCGGCCGCCGTGCCCGCGACCGGCTTGTCCACGACGACCGGCAGACCCGCCTCCAAGGCGGCCGTGGCGAGCGGTACGTGCGTCTTGTTCGGGGACGCGATCACGACGAGGTCCAGGTCGCCGGCCCGGTCGAGGAGCTGCTCCGGGCCGGCGACGGTGCGTGCCTCCGGGAAGGCGGCGCGGGCCCGCGCCTGCCGTTCCGGGTGCGAGGTGGCGACCGTGTCCAGGACGAGGCCCTCGGTGGCGGCGATCAGCGGGGCGTGGAAGACGGAGCCCGCGAGCCCGTAGCCGATGAGGCCGACGCGCACGGGGGTGCCGGGGGGAGTAGCAGTCATACGGCTACTTTCGCAACGGTGTTGCCATAGTGCAAGCGCCGGGGACAATGGCGACGTGGACAGGGCGAACGACGGTAGGGACGGCAGGGCGGACGGCGCTCCCCGCGACGAGCCGGCGGGCACGGCGGGCGACCGCGCGCGACACGCCGGTGCCGCGCACGGGAACGGTGCCGCGAGCGGCGGCGTGTCGCGGGGTGGCGGGGCCCGGCCCGGCGTGTCGTCCGGCGTGTCGGTCGGCGGGCGCGGCGCGCGGGGCGTCGGCGTGTCGCCGGGTGCGGACGCGGGGGACGGCGGGGTGCCGGGCGCGTCGAGCGGCGCCGGAGGCGCGCGGGCCGGGGGTACGGGGGCGTACGGCGGGTACGGCGGCGGGGGGAGCGGCGGCGGCTCGCGGAGCGCGCCGGGCGGGCTGCGGAACGCGCCCGGCGGGGCCAACCTGCTCGCGCTGCGCAGCCACAACGCCGCCCTCGTGCTCGATCTGCTGCGCACCGCCGGCGAGGAGGGCATCAGCCGGCTCGAACTCGCCGAGCGGACCGGGCTCACCCCCCAGGCGGTCAGCAAGATCACCGCACGGCTGCGGGAGGACGGGCTCGCCGCCGAGGCCGGGCGCCGCGCCTCCACCGGCGGCAAACCCCGCACCGTGCTGCGGCTCGTGCCGGAGGCCGGACACGCCCTCGGCGTCCACCTGGACCGCGACGAACTGCGCGCGGTGCTGGCCGACCTGACGGGCGCCGTCCTGGCGGAACACCGCGCACCGCTGGACCTCGGCGCGGGGGCGGAGGCCGTGCTCGGCGGCGTCGTCCGGGCCGCGACCGAACTGTTCGCACGGGCACCGGCGGGAGCCCCGCCGCGAGGGCGACCGCGTCCGGGTCGCCCGGGGGACACCGGGTGGAGAGGGGGCGGCGGGGGCGGCGCGGGTCCCGGGGAGCCCGCCTGGCCGCCGACGCTCCTCGGGCTCGGGGTCGCGCTGCCCGGTCCCCTCGACCACGTGAGGGGCGTCCTGCGCAGGGTGACCGGCTTCCCGGAGTGGGACGGCTTCCCGCTGCGGGACGCGCTCGCCCGGCGGCTCGGCGTGCCCGTCGTCGTCGACAAGGACACCAACGCGGCGGCGCTCGCGCTCGCGGTGGGCGGGGAGCGCGGCTCCTTCGCGTACCTGCACCTCGCCACGGGACTCGGCGCGGGGCTGGTGATCGGCGGCAGCGTGCACCGGGGACCCCGGACCGGGGCCGGCGAGTTCGGGCACCAGGTCGTCCAACTCGACGGACCGCCCTGCACCTGCGGCGCCCGGGGCTGCGTCGAGGCACTGTGCCTGGCCGCCGTCGCGCGCGGCGACCTCGCCGAGGCGGCCCGCGTGCTGGGCACCGGCGCGGCCAACCTCGCCGGACTCCTCGACATCGACCTCGTCCTCCTCGGCGGCCGGACCGTCGCCACCGCGCCCGGCGCGTTCACCGAGGGGGTCGGCGCCGTCCTCGACGCCCGCGCCCGGCGCGCGGGCGGGCGTGACGCCGCCGTCCCGGTCCGGATCGCCCCCGGCGGGGCCCGTGTGGTCGCCGAGGGCGCGGCCCAGCTCCACCTGGCCCCCCTCTTCGGCCGCGACGACGCCTGACCACCCGCCACGGCGGGACGTCGCCGCGCGCCGGACGGGCCACAGACGCTACGGACGCGGTCGCGGGCCCCGGCCCGGTGCGACGGCCGGTACGGTGCCGGTCCCCGGCACTCCGCCGCCCCCTCTACGCGGGAGCGCCCGCCGTCACCGGGCGCCCAGGCACCCTCAACCCCGGCCTTCCGTGCGGTGGGGCCCGCCCGGTGCGCCCTGGCCGGGCTCGGCCCCGGTCGGTACCCGGGCCTTCCGCGAGGGAACGCCCGCCACCACCCGGCCCAGGCACCCTCACCCCGGCCTTCCGTGTGGCGGGGCCCGCCCGCCCCCGCGTACCCCGAGCCGGGCTCGGCGCCGGTCGCGTACGAGTGCGGCCCGCGTGCACCGCCCGCCTGCGGGCGCGCCCCGTGTAGCCCGGATGTCCCAGGCGGTGGTGGGCCAGGCGTGCGGGGGTGTGCGGCCGTTCGGGCGGACGCGCTCGGACGGCGGTGCCCTGTGGCCGGACCCTCCGACACGCTCATGTGCCTATGCGACCGTTTGCGCCCGCCTCCGCCTCCCTGACGGCGGCAGCCGCCCTGCTGGCCGCCGCCGCGGCCCCCGCGCCCACCCCCGCCGCCGCGGAACCGCGCGCCCCGCTGCCCGCCTGCGC
This genomic window contains:
- a CDS encoding Gfo/Idh/MocA family oxidoreductase, with protein sequence MTATPPGTPVRVGLIGYGLAGSVFHAPLIAATEGLVLDTVATSHPERQARARAAFPEARTVAGPEQLLDRAGDLDLVVIASPNKTHVPLATAALEAGLPVVVDKPVAGTAAEARELAALAEERGLLLSVFQNRRWDNDFRTLRKLLAEGALGDVWRFESRFERWRPKPKGGWRESGDPAEIGGLLYDLGSHVVDQALVLFGPVSAVYAEAVVRRAGAEADDDTFIALTHAGGVRSHLYVSATTAQLGPRFRVLGSRAGYVKYGLDPQEAALREGARPGPGWGEEDESLWGRVGSGQSPVTGGGRVEPTLPGDYPAYYAAVAKALREDGPNPVGAREAAAALDVLEAARRSARDGVVVSL
- a CDS encoding heme-degrading domain-containing protein, whose protein sequence is MTRERPSVPTVEELEEQERRLVLRRFTEDDAWALGSLLVGMARERHAPVAVDIHRAGRQLFRAALPGSAPDNDAWIDRKRRVVERYGCASYLVGARFRAKGTTFEESSRLDPDTYAAHGGSFPITVAGVGVIGAVTVSGLPQAEDHLLVVEALRRFLAG
- a CDS encoding ROK family transcriptional regulator; translated protein: MRNAPGGANLLALRSHNAALVLDLLRTAGEEGISRLELAERTGLTPQAVSKITARLREDGLAAEAGRRASTGGKPRTVLRLVPEAGHALGVHLDRDELRAVLADLTGAVLAEHRAPLDLGAGAEAVLGGVVRAATELFARAPAGAPPRGRPRPGRPGDTGWRGGGGGGAGPGEPAWPPTLLGLGVALPGPLDHVRGVLRRVTGFPEWDGFPLRDALARRLGVPVVVDKDTNAAALALAVGGERGSFAYLHLATGLGAGLVIGGSVHRGPRTGAGEFGHQVVQLDGPPCTCGARGCVEALCLAAVARGDLAEAARVLGTGAANLAGLLDIDLVLLGGRTVATAPGAFTEGVGAVLDARARRAGGRDAAVPVRIAPGGARVVAEGAAQLHLAPLFGRDDA